From Cellulophaga lytica DSM 7489, a single genomic window includes:
- a CDS encoding aldehyde dehydrogenase (NADP(+)) — MISGKNFIGNQLSANGTKTYKTFNPELNTENAIVFTEATAQEIDDAANLAASAFKEFRAVPGIKKATFLNAIANEILALDDVLVKTYCSETGLPEGRAKGERGRTIGQLQNFANLVAEGSWVEATIDTAQPNREPMPRSDIRKMLIPLGPVVVFGASNFPLAYSTAGGDTAAALASGCPVIVKSHPMHSGTGALVASAIIKAAEKTGMPNGVFSNLNSSGIEVGQQLVAHPKVKAVGFTGSIKGGRALFELASKRAEPIPVFAEMGSINPVIILPKALENRQAEIAKTYASSITLGTGQFCTNPGLLLGIKSDALTSFINNVSEEIIKINPSCMLHPNIKKGYVRNKEKVVSQDNVTVTANYRSDVQNNYATQAIVSVDGKTFLENSTLHLEVFGPFSMIVQCENISELETVIASLEGQLTGTVISDSNEVANYPAVITALQNRVGRIIFNGVPTGVEVCESMVHGGPYPASTDSRFTAVGIGSIKRWVRPFSYQDWPNDLLPNELKNNNPSNIFRVINGIRSKN; from the coding sequence CATCAGCTTTTAAAGAATTTAGAGCAGTTCCTGGAATCAAAAAAGCAACATTTTTAAACGCAATTGCCAATGAAATTTTAGCACTAGACGATGTATTGGTCAAAACATATTGCTCAGAAACAGGTCTACCAGAAGGAAGAGCAAAAGGAGAAAGAGGAAGAACAATTGGACAATTACAGAACTTTGCAAATTTAGTAGCAGAAGGGTCTTGGGTTGAGGCAACAATAGATACAGCACAACCTAATAGAGAGCCAATGCCAAGATCAGATATCAGAAAAATGTTAATTCCTTTAGGTCCAGTAGTCGTTTTTGGCGCAAGTAATTTTCCTTTAGCCTATTCTACAGCCGGTGGAGACACAGCAGCAGCTTTAGCTTCAGGTTGCCCAGTAATTGTAAAATCCCATCCAATGCATTCTGGAACAGGAGCACTAGTAGCATCTGCAATTATTAAAGCAGCTGAAAAAACAGGAATGCCAAATGGTGTGTTTTCTAATCTAAATTCTAGTGGAATAGAAGTTGGACAACAATTAGTGGCACACCCAAAAGTAAAAGCAGTTGGTTTTACTGGAAGCATAAAGGGCGGAAGAGCCTTATTCGAATTAGCTTCAAAAAGAGCAGAACCAATTCCTGTTTTTGCTGAAATGGGAAGTATAAATCCAGTTATAATTTTACCCAAAGCATTAGAAAATAGACAAGCAGAAATTGCTAAAACGTATGCAAGTTCTATTACTTTAGGAACGGGTCAATTTTGTACAAATCCAGGATTATTATTAGGTATTAAAAGTGACGCTTTAACAAGTTTTATAAACAACGTATCAGAAGAAATTATTAAAATAAATCCGTCGTGTATGTTGCATCCAAATATTAAAAAAGGATACGTCAGAAATAAAGAAAAAGTAGTGTCTCAAGATAACGTTACAGTAACAGCAAACTATAGATCCGACGTTCAAAACAATTATGCAACACAAGCTATTGTTTCTGTTGATGGAAAAACATTTTTAGAAAATTCGACATTACATTTAGAAGTTTTTGGACCTTTTTCTATGATTGTCCAATGTGAAAACATATCAGAACTAGAAACCGTTATTGCCAGTTTAGAAGGGCAATTAACAGGAACTGTAATTTCTGATTCTAACGAAGTTGCTAACTATCCAGCAGTAATTACAGCGCTACAAAACAGAGTGGGACGTATTATTTTTAATGGCGTTCCAACAGGCGTAGAAGTTTGCGAATCTATGGTACATGGAGGTCCATATCCTGCGTCTACGGATAGCAGATTTACAGCAGTTGGAATAGGTTCTATAAAGCGTTGGGTACGTCCGTTTAGTTATCAAGATTGGCCAAATGATTTGTTGCCAAATGAATTAAAAAACAATAATCCTTCCAATATTTTTAGAGTTATAAATGGAATAAGATCAAAAAATTAA
- a CDS encoding 4-hydroxyproline epimerase: MSKHTFVCIDAHTCGNPVRVIKSGGPKLIGNTMSEKRLHFLKEFDWVRKGLMFEPRGHDMMSGSILYPPHNPENDFAILFVETSGCLPMCGHGTIGTITIAIEEGLIQPKIPGKIKMEAPAGLVEIEYKQINNKVEWVKITNVKSYLAAQDLTIDCPELGEIIFDVAYGGNYYAIVDPQKNFSGIHNFTASKVIQFSQIVRDRINEKYPNQFVHPENEAIKHVTHMLWTGNPLDPTSSGRNAVFYGDKAIDRSPCGTGTSARLAQLYTKGKLKAGEAFIHESFIGSKFIGRVEKETVLDGKLAIIPSIQGWAKIFGYNTITIDDQDDPYAHGFQVI, encoded by the coding sequence ATGAGTAAGCACACGTTTGTTTGTATAGATGCACATACTTGCGGAAACCCTGTTAGGGTTATAAAAAGTGGAGGTCCAAAATTGATTGGAAATACCATGAGCGAAAAACGACTTCATTTTTTAAAAGAATTCGATTGGGTAAGAAAAGGGTTAATGTTTGAGCCTCGAGGGCATGATATGATGAGTGGTAGCATCTTGTATCCACCACATAATCCAGAAAATGACTTTGCTATTTTATTTGTTGAAACGTCAGGTTGCTTACCAATGTGTGGACATGGTACAATTGGTACCATTACAATTGCAATTGAAGAGGGTTTAATACAACCTAAAATTCCAGGGAAAATTAAAATGGAAGCGCCTGCTGGTTTAGTAGAAATTGAATACAAGCAAATAAACAATAAGGTAGAATGGGTAAAAATTACTAATGTAAAAAGTTATTTAGCCGCTCAAGATTTAACAATAGATTGTCCTGAATTAGGAGAGATTATTTTTGATGTTGCTTATGGTGGAAATTATTATGCCATAGTAGACCCTCAGAAAAACTTCTCTGGTATTCATAATTTTACAGCGTCAAAGGTTATTCAATTTTCTCAAATAGTACGAGACAGAATTAACGAAAAATATCCTAATCAATTTGTTCATCCAGAAAATGAAGCCATAAAACATGTAACACATATGTTGTGGACAGGTAATCCTTTAGACCCAACATCATCAGGAAGAAATGCTGTATTTTATGGAGACAAAGCTATAGATAGAAGTCCCTGTGGAACTGGCACCTCTGCTAGATTAGCACAATTGTATACCAAAGGAAAATTAAAAGCCGGAGAAGCGTTTATACACGAAAGTTTTATTGGAAGTAAATTTATAGGACGTGTTGAAAAAGAAACCGTTTTAGATGGTAAACTAGCCATAATACCAAGCATACAGGGCTGGGCAAAAATTTTTGGATACAATACAATTACTATTGATGATCAAGATGATCCTTATGCACATGGTTTCCAAGTAATTTAA
- a CDS encoding NAD(P)/FAD-dependent oxidoreductase, which translates to MNKNVIIIGAGIIGLSTAYYLVKEGHQVSIIDKSNFSSGASYVNAGYITPSHFIPLAAPGMINKGIKWMFNPTSPFYIKPRLNADFLNWTWAFKKSATASKVEKAIPVIKAINLLSRDLYEDIKESNTFNFHYERKGLLMCYQSDKVGEAEWKIGKRGIEEGLGVKNLTKKEVDVLEPNANLNIKGAIYFDSDAHMTPTDFMPEMVKFLKTKGVIFYANEDVKDIEVTNRTVSKIITNKQKLKADEVVLAAGSWSPLLTKKLGLQIPIQAGKGYRINVNRETGITIPAILCEAKVAVTPMQGFTRFAGTMEMAGINHNINPMRVQTIANAAKNYYTNLNITVAEKRSADCGLRPCSPDGLPYIGKSSKCNNLTIATGHAMMGWSLGPATGKLVSEIISEKKTTLDLSSFNPDRRF; encoded by the coding sequence ATGAATAAAAACGTAATAATCATTGGTGCAGGAATAATAGGTTTAAGTACAGCTTATTATCTTGTAAAAGAAGGCCATCAAGTATCAATAATCGATAAGTCTAATTTCTCAAGCGGGGCATCTTATGTTAATGCTGGTTATATAACACCTAGTCATTTTATTCCGTTAGCAGCTCCAGGAATGATTAATAAAGGGATTAAGTGGATGTTTAATCCAACTAGTCCTTTTTATATAAAACCCCGTTTAAATGCTGATTTTTTAAATTGGACTTGGGCGTTTAAAAAATCTGCTACTGCCTCTAAAGTGGAAAAAGCAATTCCCGTAATTAAAGCTATTAATCTTTTAAGTAGAGATTTATATGAAGATATTAAAGAATCTAACACTTTTAATTTTCATTATGAACGTAAAGGTTTATTAATGTGCTATCAATCTGATAAAGTTGGTGAAGCAGAATGGAAGATCGGTAAACGTGGAATTGAAGAAGGTTTAGGTGTTAAAAATTTAACTAAAAAAGAAGTGGATGTTCTAGAACCAAATGCAAACCTGAATATTAAAGGTGCTATTTATTTTGATTCAGATGCACATATGACTCCAACAGATTTTATGCCAGAAATGGTAAAGTTTTTAAAGACAAAAGGAGTTATTTTTTATGCTAATGAAGATGTAAAAGATATTGAGGTAACAAACCGAACAGTTTCAAAAATAATAACAAACAAACAAAAATTAAAAGCTGATGAAGTTGTTTTAGCAGCTGGAAGTTGGAGCCCATTATTGACTAAAAAACTAGGCTTACAAATTCCAATACAAGCAGGGAAAGGATACAGAATTAATGTAAACAGAGAAACAGGAATTACAATTCCCGCAATACTATGCGAAGCAAAAGTAGCTGTTACTCCAATGCAAGGATTTACACGTTTTGCTGGCACAATGGAAATGGCTGGCATTAATCATAATATTAATCCAATGAGAGTACAGACTATTGCCAATGCAGCAAAAAATTATTATACTAATTTGAATATTACTGTAGCAGAAAAACGGTCTGCAGACTGCGGCTTGAGACCTTGCTCTCCAGATGGTTTACCTTACATTGGTAAATCTTCTAAATGTAATAATTTAACAATTGCAACTGGACACGCGATGATGGGTTGGAGTTTAGGACCAGCAACAGGAAAGTTAGTTTCCGAAATAATTTCAGAAAAAAAGACTACTTTAGATTTAAGTTCATTTAATCCCGACAGAAGATTTTAA
- a CDS encoding LytR/AlgR family response regulator transcription factor — protein sequence MTTKIKCIIVDDEPAAHYVLSDYINKNPFLSLEHQLYNGLEAMQYLTNNPVDLMFLDIDMPEVTGMELLKTLPNKPKTILTTAYSEFALESYEYGVIDYLLKPIFYPRFLKAIAHFEDKNAIENSPEPKEEAKDISLKIGSDMVTILLDDILFTQSYGNYVKVYTMKRTYVVTITTTELEKQLPSSLFVRSHKSYIVAINKIKTIDKDCLIIQQKSIPIGITYKREIMEIIKFN from the coding sequence ATGACAACTAAAATTAAATGTATAATTGTTGATGATGAACCAGCAGCGCATTATGTGCTTTCGGACTACATTAACAAAAATCCTTTTTTGTCGTTAGAACATCAGCTGTATAATGGGTTAGAAGCTATGCAATATCTTACAAATAATCCTGTAGATTTAATGTTTTTAGATATTGATATGCCAGAAGTTACAGGTATGGAGTTGCTAAAAACACTACCTAATAAGCCAAAAACAATTTTAACCACGGCGTATAGCGAGTTTGCATTAGAAAGTTATGAATATGGAGTGATAGACTATTTATTAAAACCCATTTTTTATCCAAGGTTTTTAAAAGCAATAGCACATTTTGAGGATAAAAATGCTATTGAGAATAGTCCAGAACCAAAAGAAGAAGCAAAAGACATCTCTCTTAAAATAGGTAGCGATATGGTTACTATATTGTTAGATGATATTCTTTTTACACAAAGCTATGGAAACTACGTAAAAGTGTATACTATGAAGCGTACCTATGTAGTAACAATTACTACAACAGAACTTGAAAAGCAATTGCCTTCAAGTTTATTTGTTCGCTCTCATAAATCTTATATTGTAGCAATAAATAAAATAAAAACAATAGATAAAGATTGTTTGATAATACAGCAAAAATCTATTCCTATAGGTATTACCTATAAACGTGAAATTATGGAGATTATTAAGTTTAATTAA